One genomic window of Streptomyces sp. NBC_01276 includes the following:
- a CDS encoding excisionase family DNA-binding protein: MNERFLSVVQVAELLGTTVRFPRRLVEERRITYVKVGRHVRIPESAVRAYIDAHTVEPRRRRLGVAA, from the coding sequence ATGAATGAGCGTTTCCTCAGCGTCGTCCAGGTCGCCGAACTGCTCGGCACCACCGTGCGGTTCCCGCGACGCCTCGTCGAGGAGCGGCGGATCACCTACGTGAAGGTCGGTCGGCACGTCCGCATCCCCGAGAGCGCCGTCCGGGCCTACATCGACGCCCACACCGTCGAGCCGCGTCGCCGCCGTCTGGGGGTGGCTGCCTGA
- the repSA gene encoding replication initiator protein RepSA encodes MTRTATVTPLEPGLLADMVKVAGAPGYHRWADQIRRTGGCSDPIHITGWTVAKDRATSEVLSRYSTADEPGARLRIACGNRRASRCPACAWTYSGDTYHLIRAGLAGDDRRDIPATVREHPRVFATLTAPSFGPVHNRPTGRPCRCGSHHQEDAPELGTALDPDTYDYSAAVLFNNHAGQLWQRFTTRLRREIAASAGLTQRELKEVARISYGKVAEFQKRGAIHFHAVIRVDGPGGPAAPPPAWATTELLDRATRAAVAHSYTSVTAPAASDQPVRTFRWGSQLDIRPIKAFGDGSDITEQAVASYVAKYATKAAENTGTLDRRIGNREALAILGVPDHAARLIGACLDLDPLYPDRRLAAWAHMLGFRGHFSTKSRQYSTTLGALRQTRADYRAAQEREARGLDDVEPDTVLVLASWQYAGHGHGPGESVLAATIARGIQLNRRTAREALQGEQHE; translated from the coding sequence ATGACCCGCACCGCGACCGTCACACCCCTGGAGCCCGGTCTCCTCGCCGACATGGTGAAGGTGGCCGGAGCCCCCGGCTACCACCGCTGGGCCGACCAGATCCGGCGTACGGGCGGCTGCTCCGACCCGATCCACATCACGGGCTGGACCGTCGCCAAGGACAGGGCCACCAGCGAAGTCCTGAGCCGCTACTCCACTGCCGACGAACCCGGCGCCCGCCTCCGGATCGCCTGCGGCAACCGCCGTGCCTCCCGCTGCCCCGCCTGCGCCTGGACCTACTCCGGCGACACCTACCACCTGATCCGCGCCGGTCTGGCGGGCGACGACCGCCGCGACATCCCCGCCACCGTCCGCGAACACCCCCGCGTCTTCGCCACCCTCACCGCCCCCTCCTTCGGCCCGGTGCACAACCGGCCCACCGGTCGCCCCTGCCGGTGCGGCAGTCACCACCAGGAGGACGCGCCCGAACTCGGCACCGCCCTCGACCCGGACACCTACGACTACTCCGCCGCCGTCCTCTTCAACAACCACGCCGGACAGCTCTGGCAGCGCTTCACCACCCGCCTGCGCCGCGAGATCGCCGCCTCCGCCGGACTCACACAGCGGGAGCTGAAGGAAGTCGCCCGGATCTCCTACGGCAAGGTCGCCGAGTTCCAGAAGCGCGGGGCCATCCACTTCCACGCTGTGATCCGTGTCGACGGCCCCGGGGGACCGGCCGCCCCTCCGCCGGCCTGGGCCACGACCGAACTCCTCGACCGCGCGACCCGCGCCGCGGTAGCCCACTCCTACACCTCGGTCACCGCCCCGGCCGCCAGTGACCAGCCCGTCCGTACCTTCCGCTGGGGATCGCAGCTCGACATCCGCCCCATCAAGGCGTTCGGGGACGGCTCCGACATCACCGAGCAGGCCGTGGCCTCGTACGTAGCCAAGTACGCCACCAAAGCCGCCGAGAACACCGGCACCCTCGACCGCCGCATCGGCAACCGCGAAGCCCTCGCCATCCTCGGTGTCCCCGACCACGCCGCCCGCCTGATCGGCGCCTGCCTCGACCTGGACCCGCTCTACCCGGACCGCCGCCTCGCCGCCTGGGCCCACATGCTCGGCTTCCGAGGCCACTTCTCCACCAAGTCCCGCCAGTACTCGACCACCCTCGGTGCCCTCCGCCAGACCCGCGCCGACTACCGCGCCGCCCAGGAACGCGAAGCCCGCGGCTTGGACGACGTCGAGCCGGACACCGTGCTCGTCCTCGCCTCCTGGCAGTACGCCGGCCACGGACATGGCCCGGGGGAGTCGGTACTCGCCGCCACCATCGCCCGCGGCATTCAGCTGAACCGCCGGACCGCCCGCGAAGCCCTGCAAGGAGAGCAGCATGAATGA
- a CDS encoding GntR family transcriptional regulator, whose product MGTAVGGGRGAVPRYVQIADDIVQQIRAGVLKAGEMVPSESELVERYGVAGGTVRKAMVEVRASGLVETRHGKGSIVKARPAVRHRSSDRFRRTHRQEGRAAYLAESAQSGAEAKVSVLFIGPMEAPEGIAERLGVAAGTQVLARRRLYFRDGTPVETASSYLPWDVVKDIPELFAENPGPGGIYARLEDHGHVFAEYVETLQARPAAKAEATELSLSPGAPVVHLLRNAVTDEGRVVEVCDTLMAADQFVFEYRIPARD is encoded by the coding sequence ATGGGAACCGCAGTGGGAGGTGGCCGAGGGGCTGTGCCGCGCTACGTGCAGATCGCCGACGACATCGTTCAGCAGATCAGGGCCGGCGTACTGAAGGCCGGGGAGATGGTGCCGAGCGAATCCGAGCTGGTGGAGCGCTACGGCGTCGCCGGCGGGACGGTCCGCAAGGCCATGGTGGAGGTACGGGCCAGCGGGCTCGTCGAGACCCGGCACGGCAAGGGGTCCATCGTGAAGGCCCGGCCGGCAGTACGGCACCGGTCCTCGGACCGCTTCCGGCGTACGCACCGGCAGGAGGGCAGGGCGGCGTACCTCGCCGAGTCCGCGCAGTCCGGGGCCGAAGCCAAGGTGAGCGTGCTGTTCATCGGGCCCATGGAGGCGCCGGAGGGGATCGCGGAGCGGCTCGGCGTCGCCGCGGGGACCCAGGTGCTGGCTCGCCGGCGGCTCTACTTCCGCGACGGGACGCCCGTGGAGACGGCCAGCTCGTACCTGCCGTGGGACGTGGTGAAGGACATCCCGGAGCTGTTCGCCGAGAACCCTGGCCCCGGCGGCATCTACGCACGGCTGGAAGACCACGGACACGTCTTCGCCGAGTACGTGGAGACGCTCCAGGCCCGGCCCGCAGCGAAGGCCGAAGCCACCGAGCTGTCGCTGAGTCCCGGGGCCCCGGTCGTGCACCTGCTCCGCAACGCCGTCACGGACGAAGGCCGCGTGGTCGAGGTCTGCGACACCCTCATGGCCGCTGACCAGTTCGTCTTCGAGTACCGGATCCCCGCGCGCGACTGA
- a CDS encoding NUDIX hydrolase codes for MLLYMSTGSPQAKSTPLHSVSVAGAVLREDGRLLAIRRADNGTWELPGGVLELTEPPEAGVRREVLEETGIEVEVNDLTGVYKNTTRGIVALVFRCTPTGGTERTSAESTAVTWLTPEEISSQMSEVYAIRLLDALDEDGPHVRSHDGRQLLQASA; via the coding sequence ATGCTCCTGTACATGAGTACGGGTTCCCCGCAGGCCAAGTCAACGCCACTGCACTCCGTGTCCGTAGCCGGGGCAGTCCTCCGCGAGGACGGCCGACTCCTGGCGATCCGCCGAGCGGACAACGGGACTTGGGAACTGCCGGGCGGAGTCCTCGAACTCACCGAACCCCCGGAGGCCGGCGTTCGCCGCGAGGTCCTGGAGGAGACGGGCATCGAGGTCGAGGTCAACGACCTCACCGGGGTCTACAAGAACACCACCCGCGGCATCGTCGCCCTGGTCTTCCGCTGCACCCCGACGGGCGGCACCGAGCGCACCTCAGCGGAGTCGACCGCAGTCACGTGGCTCACCCCGGAAGAGATCTCGTCCCAGATGTCCGAGGTCTACGCGATCCGCCTCCTGGACGCCCTGGACGAAGACGGCCCCCACGTCCGCAGCCACGACGGCCGCCAGCTCCTCCAGGCCTCGGCGTGA
- a CDS encoding ATP-dependent Clp protease proteolytic subunit yields the protein MTNLKPYAAGEPSIGGGLGDHVYNRLLGERIIFLGQQVDDDIANKITAQLLLLAAEPEKDIYLYINSPGGSVTAGMAVYDTMQYIPNDVVTIGMGMAASMGQFLLTGGTAGKRFSLPNTDILMHQGSAGIGGTASDIKIQAQYLLRTKQRMAEITAHHSGQTVEAIIRDGDRDRWFTAEEAKAYGLIDEIISAASLVPGGGGTGA from the coding sequence GTGACGAATCTGAAGCCTTACGCCGCGGGTGAGCCGTCCATCGGTGGCGGCCTCGGCGACCATGTCTACAACCGGCTGCTCGGCGAGCGCATCATCTTCCTCGGCCAGCAGGTCGACGACGACATCGCGAACAAGATCACGGCGCAGCTCCTCCTCCTGGCCGCCGAGCCGGAGAAGGACATCTACCTGTACATCAACAGCCCCGGTGGCTCGGTGACGGCGGGCATGGCGGTCTACGACACCATGCAGTACATCCCGAACGACGTCGTCACCATCGGCATGGGAATGGCGGCCTCCATGGGCCAGTTCCTGCTCACCGGCGGCACCGCCGGCAAGCGCTTCTCCCTGCCGAACACCGACATCCTGATGCACCAGGGCTCCGCCGGCATCGGCGGCACCGCCTCGGACATCAAGATCCAGGCCCAGTACCTGCTGCGCACCAAGCAGCGCATGGCTGAGATCACCGCGCACCACTCGGGCCAGACCGTGGAGGCGATCATCCGCGACGGCGACCGCGACCGCTGGTTCACGGCGGAGGAGGCCAAGGCGTACGGCCTGATCGACGAGATCATCTCGGCCGCCTCCCTGGTTCCCGGCGGCGGCGGCACCGGGGCCTGA
- a CDS encoding DUF6602 domain-containing protein, producing the protein MTQEKLGKILRSVASRMRADFEQSQNFNHNGEAGTSREVLIQQFLSGYLPAHVEAVHNVEVISANGDVSPQSDIVLIDRGTPPFTTLKGFRIIPNECVYGVVEVKTKLDGVQLVDACTKISRMRIMPKTAYRPIPGTVPRNTKAYGKTHDFFPTSGMIVAFGGLNLETIGNHLVQWCRTRNPIEWPDSVWVAGKGHLQWGDPRTGSLLRSPVAGASLVQVDAEPDQDILLALALHLNIHFSDAWMNPLDLVPYAGAAPLGRLVKTWTV; encoded by the coding sequence GTGACACAGGAGAAACTCGGAAAGATCCTTCGCTCAGTCGCAAGCAGAATGCGTGCCGACTTCGAGCAATCCCAGAATTTTAATCACAACGGCGAAGCCGGAACGTCTCGCGAAGTGCTTATCCAGCAGTTCCTTTCCGGATATTTGCCGGCGCACGTGGAAGCGGTGCATAACGTAGAGGTAATCTCGGCAAATGGCGACGTCTCACCCCAGTCGGACATCGTCCTCATTGATCGAGGGACACCGCCGTTCACGACCCTAAAGGGGTTCCGGATCATCCCCAATGAATGCGTATATGGCGTTGTCGAAGTAAAGACGAAGCTTGACGGGGTACAGCTGGTTGACGCCTGCACCAAAATCAGCCGGATGCGCATCATGCCCAAGACGGCGTACCGCCCCATCCCAGGAACCGTTCCCCGAAACACGAAAGCTTATGGGAAGACCCACGACTTCTTTCCAACCTCGGGCATGATTGTTGCCTTTGGCGGCCTCAATCTGGAGACCATTGGAAACCACCTCGTGCAATGGTGTCGGACTCGCAACCCGATCGAATGGCCAGACAGTGTGTGGGTAGCGGGAAAGGGGCACCTGCAGTGGGGCGACCCGCGAACGGGCTCTCTCCTCAGATCCCCGGTGGCTGGGGCGTCGCTCGTCCAAGTCGATGCCGAACCCGACCAGGACATCCTTCTCGCGCTAGCGCTCCACCTCAACATCCATTTCTCGGATGCATGGATGAATCCGCTCGACCTAGTTCCATATGCGGGGGCCGCGCCGCTGGGTCGGCTGGTTAAGACCTGGACGGTCTAG
- a CDS encoding mobile element transfer protein, which translates to MPARISFRSLMKIGPVQIGTYRDRHGRTKDAAVCTNDSCGWSSDYSSSTAAQLAARSHRCRVS; encoded by the coding sequence ATGCCCGCCCGGATCAGCTTCCGCTCGCTCATGAAGATCGGCCCCGTCCAGATCGGCACCTACCGCGACCGCCACGGCCGCACCAAGGACGCCGCCGTCTGCACCAACGACAGCTGCGGCTGGTCCTCGGACTACAGCTCCTCGACCGCCGCCCAGCTCGCCGCCCGCTCCCACCGCTGCCGCGTCAGCTGA
- a CDS encoding DUF2637 domain-containing protein, with product MTRLVRPDAVLVQAVIAGALSFAHLHDLAEAAGQDGWKAWAYPVSVDLLLVAAWHRLRTLRDAGEPSRSAWSWFAVALAASLGANIATAGLLDLGDVPDWLRILVAGWPALAFLGGTLLVHRPTPPSPPASVPAAAPEPRPDGETPPSPVPELPTPAPAPTAPPALVAHARKIAADHRTRTGSDIDTETLRARLGVPAPLAEAISAQIT from the coding sequence GTGACCCGCCTGGTTCGCCCGGACGCCGTCCTCGTCCAGGCCGTCATCGCCGGAGCCCTCTCCTTCGCCCACCTGCACGACCTCGCCGAAGCCGCCGGACAGGACGGCTGGAAGGCCTGGGCCTACCCGGTCAGCGTGGACCTGCTCCTGGTCGCCGCCTGGCACCGTCTCCGGACCCTGAGGGACGCGGGCGAACCCTCGCGCTCCGCCTGGTCCTGGTTCGCCGTCGCCCTCGCCGCCTCGCTCGGCGCGAACATCGCCACCGCCGGCCTGCTCGACCTGGGTGACGTCCCGGACTGGCTCCGGATCCTCGTCGCCGGATGGCCGGCGCTCGCCTTCCTCGGCGGGACGCTCCTGGTTCACCGGCCTACGCCGCCCAGCCCGCCGGCATCCGTACCTGCGGCGGCTCCGGAGCCCCGGCCCGACGGCGAGACCCCTCCGAGCCCGGTCCCCGAGCTGCCCACTCCGGCGCCCGCGCCCACGGCCCCGCCGGCCCTCGTCGCCCACGCCCGGAAGATCGCCGCCGATCACCGCACCCGCACCGGCTCGGACATCGACACCGAGACCCTGCGCGCCCGGCTCGGTGTCCCGGCCCCGCTCGCCGAGGCCATCAGCGCCCAGATCACCTGA
- a CDS encoding ATP-dependent Clp protease proteolytic subunit yields the protein MVNTQMQNNFSANFSASGLYSGPQVDNRYVIPRFVERTSQGVREYDPYAKLFEERVIFLGVQIDDASANDVMAQLLCLESMDPDRDISIYINSPGGSFTALTAIYDTMQFVKPDIQTVCMGQAASAAAVLLAAGTPGKRMALPNARVLIHQPSGGTGREQLSDLEIAANEILRMRDQLEAMLAKHSTTPIEKIREDIERDKILTAEDALAYGLIDQIVSTRKSSAV from the coding sequence ATGGTGAACACCCAGATGCAGAACAACTTCTCCGCGAACTTCTCCGCGAGCGGCCTCTACTCCGGCCCGCAGGTGGACAACCGCTACGTCATCCCGCGCTTCGTCGAGCGCACCTCGCAGGGCGTGCGCGAGTACGACCCGTACGCGAAGCTCTTCGAGGAGCGCGTCATCTTCCTCGGCGTGCAGATCGACGACGCCTCCGCCAACGACGTCATGGCGCAGCTGCTGTGCCTGGAGTCGATGGACCCGGACCGCGACATCTCGATCTACATCAACAGCCCCGGTGGTTCCTTCACCGCGCTGACGGCGATCTACGACACGATGCAGTTCGTGAAGCCGGACATCCAGACGGTCTGCATGGGCCAGGCGGCCTCCGCCGCCGCCGTCCTGCTGGCCGCCGGTACCCCCGGCAAGCGCATGGCGCTGCCGAACGCCCGCGTGCTGATCCACCAGCCCTCGGGCGGCACCGGCCGTGAGCAGCTCTCCGACCTGGAGATCGCGGCCAACGAGATCCTGCGCATGCGCGACCAGCTGGAGGCCATGCTGGCCAAGCACTCGACCACGCCGATCGAGAAGATCCGCGAGGACATCGAGCGCGACAAGATCCTGACGGCCGAGGACGCTCTCGCGTACGGCCTGATCGACCAGATCGTCTCCACCCGCAAGAGCAGCGCGGTCTGA
- a CDS encoding FtsK/SpoIIIE domain-containing protein, producing the protein MSALWVALLVVLALAIALRRLRPSWYWMTFGVTFATVRVLIRYRSVMDACGLTVPPSRWQLALARIANRPVPEGRSPRILRLRPTATGLVLRLKLRPGQDAFDFSASSDRLRHSFTLHNVVSREIRSGVVELRMTGYDVLRRVRMPVPRSVEALRVPVALREGGEVHYRDFRQVPHALNVGATKSGKSVYQRTLVAGLAPQNVALVGIDCKNGVELFPLAARFTALADNPGAAADLLAALVQYMGRVYEVIRAEQRISVATPDAEITADIWDLPAHLRPVPVVLLVDEVAELALAANKAEEARRDRIVTDLVRLAQLGRAAGIHLEICGQRFGSELGKGITMLRAQLTGRTAHRVNDETSANMAFGDIAPDAVLAAVQIDKDRPGTAVAGDSSGGWTRIRAPHTTLRAAVDTCNAHAFRTPEILELDAFRPELPARVLIGKVQPKPAGASAF; encoded by the coding sequence ATGAGCGCTTTATGGGTCGCGCTGCTGGTGGTCCTGGCCCTCGCGATCGCCCTGCGCCGGCTGCGCCCCTCCTGGTACTGGATGACCTTCGGGGTCACCTTCGCGACCGTCCGCGTCCTGATCCGCTACCGCTCGGTCATGGACGCCTGCGGGCTCACCGTCCCGCCCTCCCGTTGGCAACTGGCCCTCGCCCGGATCGCCAACCGCCCCGTCCCTGAAGGTCGCTCGCCGCGCATCCTGCGGCTGAGGCCCACCGCGACCGGCTTGGTGCTCCGGCTCAAACTCCGTCCCGGCCAGGACGCGTTCGACTTCTCCGCCTCCTCGGACCGGCTCCGCCACTCCTTCACCCTGCACAACGTCGTCTCGCGAGAGATCCGGTCCGGCGTCGTGGAGCTGAGGATGACCGGCTACGACGTACTCAGGCGGGTGCGCATGCCGGTACCCCGGTCCGTCGAAGCGCTCCGCGTACCCGTGGCCCTGCGGGAGGGCGGTGAAGTCCACTACCGCGACTTCCGGCAGGTACCGCACGCGCTGAACGTCGGGGCCACGAAGTCGGGTAAGTCCGTCTACCAACGCACGCTCGTCGCCGGACTGGCACCGCAGAACGTCGCGCTCGTCGGCATCGACTGCAAGAACGGTGTGGAACTCTTCCCCCTGGCTGCCAGGTTCACCGCCCTGGCGGACAACCCGGGCGCCGCGGCTGACCTGCTGGCCGCGCTCGTCCAGTACATGGGCCGGGTGTACGAGGTCATCCGAGCCGAGCAGCGCATCAGCGTCGCCACGCCGGACGCGGAGATCACCGCCGACATCTGGGACCTGCCCGCGCACCTTCGCCCCGTTCCCGTCGTGCTCCTGGTGGACGAGGTCGCGGAGCTGGCCCTCGCCGCGAACAAGGCCGAAGAGGCCCGACGGGACCGGATCGTCACCGACCTCGTCCGTCTCGCCCAGCTCGGCCGCGCGGCCGGCATCCACCTGGAGATCTGCGGCCAGCGCTTTGGCTCCGAACTCGGCAAGGGCATCACCATGCTCCGCGCCCAGCTCACCGGCCGGACCGCCCACCGCGTCAACGACGAGACCTCCGCGAACATGGCCTTCGGGGACATCGCCCCGGACGCCGTCCTCGCCGCCGTACAGATCGACAAGGACCGCCCCGGCACCGCCGTGGCCGGCGACTCCTCCGGCGGCTGGACCCGCATCAGGGCCCCGCACACCACCCTCCGCGCAGCCGTGGACACCTGCAACGCCCACGCCTTCCGCACCCCGGAGATCCTCGAACTCGACGCCTTCCGGCCCGAACTCCCGGCCCGCGTCCTCATCGGCAAGGTCCAGCCCAAGCCCGCTGGAGCAAGCGCCTTCTAA
- the tig gene encoding trigger factor, producing MKSAVETLNPTRVRLTVEVPFEELKDSLDAAYKKINQQVTVKGFRKGKIPARVIDQRFGRGAVLEEAVNDALPKFYTEAVNEADLNPLGQPEVDITELKDGELLAFTAEVDVRPEIEIPDYSGIEVEVDAIEVSDEDVEKSVEQLRGRFASTKDVERAAQDGDVVTIDLEAKVDGEVLEDGVASDVSYTIGSGELLDGIDEAVKGLEAGGEATFTSQLKGGSAEGKDAEVTVKVTKVSARELPELDDEFAQMASEFDTLEELKADSRKRLENMKQYDQATQAQERVLEKFLELAEIPVPEKLLADEVQTRKHNLEHHQLGQMGLNLEKFLEIQGKTVEEFDAETAEQAVKGIKTQFLLDALVNKEKLGVNQEELTEHLMRRAQSSGMSPDQFAQAVVEGGQVPMLVGEVARGKALAVVVEKAKVVDTNGEVIDLSDEDETEAAVEVVEDAVDGDTEVKAEEA from the coding sequence GTGAAGAGCGCCGTGGAGACCCTGAACCCGACTCGGGTTCGGCTCACTGTTGAGGTGCCCTTCGAGGAGCTCAAGGACAGCCTCGACGCGGCGTACAAGAAGATCAACCAGCAGGTCACGGTGAAGGGCTTCCGCAAGGGCAAGATCCCCGCGCGCGTCATCGACCAGCGCTTCGGCCGCGGTGCGGTGCTGGAGGAGGCCGTCAACGACGCCCTCCCGAAGTTCTACACCGAGGCGGTCAACGAGGCCGACCTGAACCCGCTGGGCCAGCCCGAGGTCGACATCACGGAGCTGAAGGACGGCGAGCTGCTCGCCTTCACCGCCGAGGTCGACGTGCGCCCCGAGATCGAGATCCCGGACTACTCCGGCATCGAGGTCGAGGTCGACGCCATCGAGGTCTCCGACGAGGACGTCGAGAAGTCGGTCGAGCAGCTGCGCGGCCGCTTCGCGTCCACCAAGGACGTCGAGCGCGCCGCCCAGGACGGCGACGTCGTCACCATCGACCTGGAGGCCAAGGTCGACGGAGAGGTGCTGGAGGACGGTGTCGCCAGCGACGTGTCCTACACCATCGGCTCGGGCGAGCTCCTCGACGGCATCGACGAGGCCGTCAAGGGCCTGGAGGCCGGTGGCGAGGCCACCTTCACCTCCCAGCTGAAGGGCGGCTCCGCCGAGGGCAAGGACGCCGAGGTCACCGTCAAGGTCACCAAGGTCTCCGCCCGTGAGCTGCCGGAGCTGGACGACGAGTTCGCCCAGATGGCGAGCGAGTTCGACACCCTCGAGGAGCTCAAGGCGGACAGCCGCAAGCGCCTGGAGAACATGAAGCAGTACGACCAGGCCACCCAGGCCCAGGAGCGCGTGCTGGAGAAGTTCCTGGAGCTCGCGGAGATCCCCGTCCCCGAGAAGCTGCTCGCGGACGAGGTCCAGACCCGCAAGCACAACCTGGAGCACCACCAGCTCGGCCAGATGGGCCTGAACCTGGAGAAGTTCCTGGAGATCCAGGGCAAGACGGTCGAGGAGTTCGACGCCGAGACCGCCGAGCAGGCCGTCAAGGGCATCAAGACCCAGTTCCTGCTGGACGCCCTGGTCAACAAGGAGAAGCTGGGCGTCAACCAGGAGGAGCTCACCGAGCACCTCATGCGCCGCGCGCAGTCCTCGGGCATGTCCCCGGACCAGTTCGCCCAGGCCGTCGTCGAGGGTGGCCAGGTGCCGATGCTCGTCGGCGAGGTCGCCCGCGGCAAGGCCCTCGCGGTCGTCGTCGAGAAGGCCAAGGTCGTCGACACCAACGGTGAGGTCATCGACCTCTCCGACGAGGACGAGACCGAGGCCGCCGTCGAGGTCGTCGAGGACGCCGTCGACGGTGACACCGAGGTGAAGGCCGAAGAGGCCTAG
- a CDS encoding tyrosine-type recombinase/integrase codes for MAGKRRQFGRVRKLPSGRYQARYLGPDGQLRPAPETFRTKKDADDWLADKQTEMRKGDWHDPDAGKIAFGPYAVTWIKERELTSTTRQLYGSLLKHHLEPVLGAVNLTEISPPLVRGWRADKLASGTGPTTVAKAYALLRAILGTAVSDEVIRRNPCQVKGASTVHTPERPTATVKEVYALAEAIQPRFRALVLMAGFLGLRWGELIGLHRRDVDLENRTVRVRRAVAELGNGQREIKAPKSAAGKRTVSIPGVILPELHDHLKRYAEAGADGRVFVGAKGATPRRNHFNRLWHKACLEAGVKELHFHDLRHTGNTLAASTGASTRELMTRMGHSTARAALIYQHASADRDRLIADALSGLVSKGRESGQKAVGDTEEDPQRKGHAGGTAS; via the coding sequence ATGGCCGGGAAACGCCGCCAGTTCGGCCGGGTCCGCAAGCTGCCCTCCGGCCGGTACCAGGCCCGGTACCTCGGCCCGGACGGACAGCTCCGCCCAGCACCCGAGACCTTCCGCACCAAGAAGGACGCGGACGACTGGCTCGCCGACAAGCAGACCGAGATGCGCAAGGGCGACTGGCACGACCCGGACGCCGGGAAGATCGCCTTCGGGCCGTACGCCGTCACCTGGATCAAGGAGCGCGAGCTGACCAGCACCACACGACAGCTCTACGGCTCGCTCCTGAAGCACCACCTGGAGCCCGTCCTCGGCGCCGTCAACTTGACGGAGATCTCGCCGCCCCTCGTACGCGGCTGGCGCGCCGACAAGCTCGCCTCCGGTACCGGGCCCACCACCGTGGCCAAGGCCTACGCCCTGCTCCGGGCCATCCTGGGCACGGCCGTGTCCGACGAGGTGATCCGGCGGAACCCGTGCCAGGTCAAGGGCGCCAGCACCGTGCACACCCCGGAGCGCCCCACCGCCACGGTCAAGGAGGTGTACGCCCTGGCCGAGGCCATCCAGCCGCGGTTTCGGGCTCTCGTACTCATGGCCGGATTCCTCGGGTTGCGGTGGGGCGAGCTGATCGGTCTCCACCGGCGGGACGTGGACCTGGAGAACCGGACCGTGCGTGTCCGGAGGGCCGTCGCCGAGCTGGGCAACGGGCAGAGGGAGATCAAGGCGCCCAAGAGCGCCGCGGGCAAGAGAACCGTCTCCATCCCCGGCGTGATCCTCCCGGAACTCCACGATCACCTGAAGCGGTACGCCGAGGCCGGCGCCGACGGGCGCGTCTTCGTAGGGGCCAAGGGGGCGACCCCGCGCCGGAACCACTTCAACCGGCTGTGGCACAAGGCATGCCTGGAGGCAGGGGTCAAGGAGCTGCACTTCCATGATCTCCGGCACACCGGCAACACGCTGGCCGCCTCGACTGGAGCCAGTACGCGGGAGTTGATGACGCGTATGGGCCACAGCACCGCCCGCGCCGCACTGATCTACCAACACGCCAGCGCCGACCGGGACCGGCTGATCGCCGACGCCCTGAGCGGACTCGTGAGCAAGGGCCGCGAGAGCGGTCAGAAGGCCGTGGGGGACACGGAAGAAGATCCACAGCGGAAGGGGCACGCAGGGGGCACGGCGAGCTGA